taattttattgaccTTATTTTTGCTTTCACACCATCTTTTGCTTCAAATTGTGACAAGTCAATCATAATTgacaaaataatacatatatttaGTCAAATGATGATATATGGTTATACATCCacgtttattttttttcccatgtgTACTTAAAGGATGCCCCCCTTCAAGAAGAATGAAGGgaaatatatgaatattttcCAACTTATGAATATCATTTCTGATTAATCATCTCAAAAACTTCTCAGAATGGTCAAGTCTATAATTAGGACtaaaaaaaatcactaaaatatctaaaaatactaCATTCTTCTACaaagtatgcatgcatgtagctGGGTTGGTTCTTTGTCCCAAAtcaccaaaatatttcattactacTTCTACTAGTTATAGTTTATCCATACaaattttttcttgatctaTATATCAAAACAAATTAAGCAAGAACCAAACAATCACCAACAAACAATAACAAACAAACCATAATGAATCTTTTTTCTgaaatgagtcaatgactccaattaaaaaaaatctatcacgACTGCCACCTCCTACTCTATTTCTGTTTTAGTCACGTgactatttaaaaaaacttcaaaagttCTCCAGCCTGAGTCTGAACCTCTATTATGATCAACAACCAACCAACGTTGACTCTACCCATGAAAACAAACTTGACATCCTGTAGTAATTCAAATGACTTATTGTCACAGTTCAGGAACAATATACATGGGCCATTGGCCAGTTTGGACCTATTACTTGTTATTTCTCTTTATGTTATGTAATGAAGTGGGCCACAAGATAGCTGGGCTGATAGcttgttatttcttttatccAGTCCGTTAGTTATTAGTCTTGGGTCATGTGTTATCTAGGCTGAGGCCTTTTTCAGAAGTTTTTGCAAGGCTCTAGCATATATGCTCACTGTAGCTACTGAAGTGATCTATCGAGAATCTGAATACAATTGTTTCCTATTTTGCTCTCAGCCTCTCTTCTATTGGAGGCTAGGTCAACCTCGAATctgaccattttttttttatattttctttcatattttctaGCTATCCAAACACTATCCATCAGGTGTGTTACACTTATTGGGCATAAATACAAAGGACTTTGCAACAAAAGCTGGATCAAGTACCCCGTAATTAATAAGAAGGAAAATATTGTAGGAAATTGAAACACAACTCAGAATACATGCGGCAAAGAATCATAAAGAAAACTTGTTGATAGTTGCAAAATGGTTTTCAGTTCTTGATAATATAGttgtacttatcaaaaggtTACCTTTAGTCTCAATTAGAGTGAAAACCAAAGAGCATGAGATTTTAACAGAAATAGATAATGCAAGAAAtaccaaacaaaatatatactaatacagTAATACATCTAAACAGGAGtctattagagagagagagagagagagagagagagagagagagagagagagtactgaATAATAAACACGGCAACGGAGGGGCAAGGCTGCAAGGGGGGGCCCGGGGGGGGTCGCGACGGTTAGGGTTTCTAAATCAGGAGGGGAGGGGGGAAAAGTGAAAAGGGAAAGTGACCGCGCGCgcgcgggggggggggttcTTAAATCAGTGATAAAAAGGGCACCGTTTGGTTCTTTAATGGACCCAAACGGCACCGTTTTAGGGGctttagagtttaaaaaaaaaaaaaaaaaagataataaacggatactattatacatatatataatattaattatattatgttataatatattaactcttataatatattaatatatactaatactaattactaactattaataattatactattatagtattattatatattatacatcgATACAAATACATTATggaatatataatacatattataatattatatatatatattataatttataccctaACTCTTAATAGATTTAGTATAagttatagctatattaattattagtataagttgtataactatagtctatagtctatattaaactataggctatatttattttatttttataccatattagagtctagactattagtattagtaatttagtataaatattagtattagactattagtataaaattatatatatattgtaatttatacCACCACTCTTAAgacttaatagtattagtaattaatacattaaagaatataacaatactttaatactaaatatatatagacttatagttatagacttatagtgattacttattataattagtataactatataatagtattagcaatataattaattagtattatactattagtaatatagtatagttatataataactatataatatagtaaagtTAAGTGATtagtttatttagttattataattagtataattttactagtataactatagtaaTTACTTAACGGCGAGTTAGTGTCTTAGTGATATAattagattagatgataattatagttatagtatagttataggttagactattagtaatatagtatagtaataaacttatatatattagactattagtaatattatttatagactACCCACTTAGTTTTTTGTATAagttataactatagtctatattagtataagtataattttaagttatataactatactctatattagactattagtatttattttatttttataccatattaAAGTCTAGAGTCTAAACTATTactctattagtattagtaatttagtataaatattagtattagtataaaattctaaataatagcattagttaataattacttaatgaCAAGTTAGTGATACAAttaggttagatgaaaattatataattaattaaatacaattattatataatcaatatatataaataaataaataaaaattctcattcggtccggtttggtccagtccggggtgaaaaacccctggaccgtggaccggaccgaatgactTCGGCCCACTACAATTTGGACCGAGACCGACTGGGACCAATCCCGGTCCGGTCCAAATTGACCAATCCGGTCGGTTATTCCAGTTCGAATCGGCCGATTATCACCCCTAGAGAGGTTGTTGGTACTTCGTTTCTGTGACCGAAACTAAACAagtataaaacattaaaaaaaatgataaatggaTTGGTTTGGGATGTCTATTTGCATTTGGCTCAGTTCTGGTGATtcgataataatataaaaaatactatatttatGTAGGAACTGTTCATCCACGAAGAGAGAGAGTCTGTGTGTGGGGTTTCAGATGGTCACATGGTGATGCAGCAAAATTAGAAATTGAAAACAATGAAACATGGGGAGCTGGTCTCCTTTTTTATGCTTGTTTTGATCCTTTAGAAATGAAGGCTCAGAGCGATGAGTGTGGAAGATTCATGTCTTTTCTTCCTAGGCATATATGTTCTAGCAAACATGGGGGGCTTAGAACATGGTATAACCCAGTACTTGGTGTGAAGGAAGAATTGGACAATTACTCAGATGAGGACGACATGGTTTTTGACTGGCCTGATGTGAAAATGATATATTCCGGTAATAGTGATGACAAAGCTTCTTCTATAGCAATGAAGAAATGGACCTATATTGATTATGTGAGAGCTCATACACATGATGTCAGGTATTTGACACTGGCAGTTCCTATCAGCAGGGAAGAACCTTTTCATGAAAAGAATACGCCATAAGGAGAAGTCAGTTGAATTTAGTTACCACAAGTGGGCCCACACGGGAGTTCAAACAGTACTCAGAAAGAAACGTCAATTGGTTGGACTGACAGCAATTTTTTTAACCTGCCAGTATGAGGAGATTTGTGTCCCTCTTGTGGAGGATCTTGTTATGTTAACAGATAAGGCATATACAACTAATACAAGGGAAGAAGTTATCGATATGGAGAGATTAATGGGTAAGAAACTCTTTGCTTCCTAGTTGCTTGATGTTTTGCcccttaaaattgtttttagtcctttgagaagaggaagaggaggaaatCATGTGAGGTCTTGGAATGCTATAATTTTATGGACGAAGACTCACCACGCATCAAGTGAGGTGTATACTGggaaaatattactaaaataattggCTATGGCAACCCAACTCACTTTACTTTCCACTAAGGGCAAGTGTCAGagtcttttcaaatattattgaaaCAAGTTCTCCTTTTTTATGGTGATGAACTTGTCTCTTCAAACAGTTCAATCAATGTGTCatagtctctctctctgcattataaatgaaaaatacagCAGCGAGATTACAGCGGAGCTCGGTTCAGTTGTCGAAGACCTTAAATTGCATTTGATGTGCCGTTGGTACAATTTCTACTGTTCTTAAAGACAAATCACTTGCAgacaatttattattatcttgCAAATAAGTATCTgcatttctctcttctttaaaaaagtaaaatttattatttaaaaattaaaatttattatttaaatattatatttattattaatttttctaaaataatactcaaaaattgtaaatacaatttcaaatataaaaattttgaatgctaatttaaaaaaatacttcgatatccaagaaaaaaatggcaatgttaaaaaaattttcaaatgttaataaaaaaacttcGTTCTCTAAGAAAAATGAACACTTACAAAGGGTGTTAAAAATGCACATCAATAAAGACTGACCaaaatacattgatttttaCATCCATTAAAGAGAATAattatgaatgttttaatgAGCGTgacaattattatttaaaacttttattttaaggcTTTTTTTTAAGCctaaagattttttatttttttatactttgcactcattactatttttattttataaatgatatatataatcttagtagtaatgttattatttgtttgatttacaaaaaatgttacttatcatttcatatcatatattttatatattttaatattatttattatttattttatttttattaaactattaagttgttctatttatcatctatacactacatatttattataaaaaataaatatgatgtgtagaaatgataaatagaaattATCATTGATTAATCtgctattcaaaatttattttataggagCATCGACTATATGTTAAAAGCGTTGcagagaaattattaaaaaaattttgaaagattcaAGTTTATATAAATCCAGAGAAActgaatgagaaaaaatatagatattttaatatcTTCTCTATTGAAGTAATGCAAGATGAAGAAAATACTGAATCATCATCTTAGAAttagaattattttaaataGCTTTTATAAAACTATGAATAATGTTTCTTTATAGGACCATactatatattctattaatgctattcttttataatatatcataatgtgtaattatttattaattatataaatattgcatcgttaattatttaattaattaaaaatattatgtttttattaatacaaaattatttattaacaaaaaaaaattaaatttaaactaagcaaacgtgcTGCTTTCgcctagtgtatatatatatataattatccgTTCTTTCCTTTCCACTTATAAATTCTCAGAATTAAGTCGAAGACAGAGTGGccctttattattaatatattattaccaTTTGTATCCAAACAGTTGCCGAAAACCAGAGAAGCCGCGCGCTTGTATTCTTTGTTTTTCGAAGAGCGTTTAAAGGACTTGGAGGGACGACGACATCCGCCATTGTTTTGGTTCAGCTTCTTCTCTTTCACTAACTGACCGCAGGTTCAACGCTCTCCTCAGACACCTTTCGCTTCTCATGGACTCTCTGCATCCCAACGATGCCATTCTTGCTTCTCCCACCTCCGGCCTTCATGCTGATTCCGTGTTCGCTCACCTTCATCGCGCTCCCGAAGATCCCATCCTCGGGgtactctccctctctctctcagtttgaTTTCAGAGAAccgaggaaaaaaattaaagaacatTTGTCGGAACATGTGTTATATTGATTCCACCAGATTTTTGTTCTCCACGGATCTTCCTTTGCTCAGTCGATAGAAAAACTAGTATTCACGTTTTCCAGCGAGATTGcgatgttttatttatttatttatttttccggTTTTATGGACTTTGGTCGCAATCGTTGGAGACCATGTGACCTCTAAATCGTTTTGTTGAGCTTCTCATCCTACTCTGTATTTTGACAGCTGCAAACCAGAGCTCAAGGATACTATACGAATGAGTGCTATTGAAGTTAATCCTTAAAATCTGACTAAGTTTCAATTctccattattttttatatcgaTATGGGCGTTGTGAAACGTTAATGACCGCAGATGTTGAACAAACCAGATTCTTAGATAAACTTTTCCATGTATATGTTTCGATGATAGTCATGTATCATCTTTGATTAATAGGTGACTGTTGCATATAACAAAGATCCAAGCCCCGTTAAAGTGAATGTCGGCGTTGGCTCTTACCGGACTGACGTGAGTTTTCTTCCCCCTTCATGGACTAATTTGACGTAATGTTTCCGAGAAATTGTTGAACAAGAAGCACCGATTTTCAGTAGTTAAGATATGCATTCTTGTTTTTCCATTCCCGGAGGATGGGAAGCATTGTACTTGCTTTCCTAGTGTTGAGAATTGAAAATATGGCTtaattgattttagataaaCAAATATCGGACGAATCTGATTGATCTCAAATGTTGGgcttcatattttttatatctgaGTCGACATGTTGTTAAGCTAGCAGTATCAATTATATAACAGGAAGGAAAACCTCTTGTTCTGAACGTAGTCAGGCAGGCAGAGCAGAAGCTTGTTAATGACAGGTAAGCTATTTTATGGTTATTGGTGTGATTTTTAACAACCGCGCAAATTGGTAATTGAATTCGAATTTGTATGATATCTAGGTCACGCGTGAAGGAATATCTTCCTATTGTTGGACTCGCAGAATTCAATAAATTGAGTGCTAAGCTCCTTCTTGGTGCTGACAGGTATGGATGCCCAACCTTTTATGTGAAGTATTAGACCCAGCAGTGTTTGATAACGCTTCTTAGTTCTTATAGAATATCAACTTGCTTGATTTAAGAGGTTTCTCGGTTTGCCTGATTGCTTTCCCTTTTTTTGACAATGGATTTAGCCCCGCCATTCGAGAGAACAGGGTTACTACTGTTCAATGCTTGTCTGGTACAGGCTCGTTGAGAGTCGGAGGTGAATTTTTGGCTAGACATTATCATCAAGTAGAGTGCTCACTCGATTCTTTCTTTATCTACCATAGTTGATCATTATATGGCGTCAATTAACCTTATCATCTACGGTCTACCTTGTTATGCAGCCCACCATATACATTCCCCAGCCAACGTGGGGATACCACCCAAAAGTACTTGCTGGAGCAGGTCTATCTGTAAAAACATACCGTTATTATGATCCAGCAACACGTGGGCTAAACTTCCAAGGTTTGCAACTATCCTATTTACAAGTCTTGAATGGATTGCTTTTATATGTGAGATGATATTCTTTAATCACTAACTCGCGTTTCTTGTATTTTATCTTATGGTCTCCTGCCttcgatttttttgttttttggttatCGCAAGTTGTTTGTATCATGGAGTGTTTATGTTTCTCTTGAATATGTAAGTGGTGAAGAACATATTATATCAATAGTCCTTTCTCACCTTAAGATGCTACTTACTGTTGCTAACAGGCCTCCTTGAAGACCTTGGTTCTGCCCCATCTGGAGCTATTGTGCTCCTCCATGCATGTGCTCACAACCCCACTGGTGTTGATCCAACCATACAGCAGTGGGATCAGATCAGGCAGTTGATGAGATCAAAAGAGCTATTGCCTTTCTTTGACAATGCTTATCAGGTAGATGATTGTGTTTGCAACAAATACAACAAGTGATTTTCCTTTACCAGGATTCAAATGTGTATTCCTCGTATAATATCGTTCCATCTTATGAAATCAACTCATTACTTTGGTATGAAAGGGTTTTGCAAGTGGAGATCTGGATGCAGATGCAGAGTCTGTTCGTATGTTTGCTGCCAATGGTGGTGAATGCCTTGTAGCCCAGAGTTATGCCAAGAACATGGGACTCTATGGGGAACGCGTCGGCGCCTTGAGCATAGTAAGAACTCTTACACTAACATCCACACGGTTAATGTTTCATACCTTTTGCCTGATGGTGTTTGGGTTGTGCGGGTGGATGAGTTCTATTTACCTATAAGATACAATGTTCATAACGATGGACTTTTTGATTCTTCACCCCATTTTGCTTAATGTGAATGAGTTCCTTTTTAGTGATTTTGTCCATTTCTTTGATTGCTGCtgtaattaaaatgaaaattaatatatgatcAGATTTTCGCTTCTTAGTCCCGTTGTTTGTTCACCGACAGTTGATATCGACCTTTCCatcttttctctgttttttttttttttttccctatattTTACATGCCAATTTAGGTCTGCAAGACAGCTGATGTTGCAAGCAGGGTTGAGAGCCAGCTGAAACTTGTAATCAGGCCAATGTATTCAGTTCCACCCATTCACGGTGCATCTATTGCGGCTACCATCCTCAAGGATAGGTaatctctttgtttattttattttatttttataaagatgaagaaagatAATATCATTACTGAAGAAAGAAATACATAAGAGGGAGTGACGAGTTCAACAAATATCCAAAATCAAAAAATACAGGCGAAAGTAATGGTACTAAATAACTCGATCCCATGATTGGATGCCTTAGGACATGTAATCATTTCTCGACTAACAATTAGGCACATTTGCTTTagaaacaattattttatattagaaaaaaGTGAAGCAGTTAATTAGATTAGTGAAATGCGTAAAATtaactatacataaaatttttgttaaaagtaTCATGTCTcttctatttagttttttttttttaagagtactTTTATCAAACTGACCAAATCAAAGGTAATAACTCCCACTGTTTACTTCGATCTGTGACAGGAGAGATCCTAACGACAAACTGCGAACGTGAAATCTCTCTTATTTCATGgaattctcatttttattttttccgttGCATACATCTTTGTGTGTTTCACTCTCAGGGacatgtacaatgaatggactATTGAGTTGAAGGCAATGGCTGACCGTATTATCAGCATGCGCCAGCAACTTTTTGATGCCCTGCGTGCTAGAGGTCGGCATTTTACCGTTTTATTCTGTTGCATAAGAAGAGTGCTTGTGTGCCTTTTAATTGCGTTAAAAAATGTATGCATTTATTTAACTTAATCTGTTTGGCAGGTACACCTGGGGACTGGAGTCATGTTATTAAGCAGATTGGAATGTTTACTTTCACGGGATTGAACTCAGAACAAGTTGCTTTTATGACGAGAGAGTACCATATATACATGACATCTGATGGGTAAGAAACTTCAGTTCCCCGGTCTTTATTATTCGTAGAGGAAATCTAGCGTATagaaaatttctttctttccctcttttactattttttaaaaagaaatgttaGGGGTGTAAAAGATAACTTAAAAATTGGTTGAATAGACCAAAAAATTGGTGGGTTTAGTCTACTTCATAATCAGTCTGGTCTAATACCGATTCTTTAGAACTGAAATTAGTTTGAAATTGATTTggtattaattttcatattttgaaatctGATTTGAACTGAACTggattagtatatatatatatatttaatttttatattatatagtacatgCTAAATTACCaattaatataacaatatatatatatcaaagacaaatatatttttggcataataaattatcatatatattctttttaataaatgcATGTTTACACATGTGatcatatataaacatattaacaTTTGGCCATACATGTAAATGGTAAATTGGATGGGATTGAACTGAAATGAAATCGAAAAAATCGAAAACTCCAGTTTTTGTGATAAATTTGTCCatatgaatttttaaaattctgaaATTAGTATATATCAATTCGATTTTAAAATTTGTCTAAAATTAGACCAATTACACCCCAAATAAATGTCAATAGCACTCAGCTGAATTATGTCTACAATGGTCATTGTCAAGGCTAATATTGGCACAACTATAAAGTATAATCACAACCCTCACAGGCAAAGGATTATAGCAGTACACCTGCTGCATGTACAACAGTGTGTATTATTCCATTTGTAACAAACCTAGGTTTAGAATATTCGTTCATGTATAGCATTTACTTTTGGCTATAAATGTGCAAACCATCACTGTAAACAAGACAAGATGAATATACAAAACCAGAGGAAACCTTTCTTCAACATGGTATACAGAGCCTCATAGGACCAACGTCCATGGCTTCTCCTTTAAACTCACCATCTCCCACCCTCCCTAACCCTAGCTTTTCTCACTCCATCTCTATTAAATTAATGCCTAATAACTACTTGTTATGGACAGTGTAGCTTGTTCCTTATCTTCAACCTTTCTCTCAATATTTAGAATCTCATGGCATCATTCATTGTGTTACATACATTCACACTCATACACAAAATGGCATCATCGAGCGTAAATATCGCCACATTGTGGACACAGGTTTAGCCTTCCTTGCCCATGCCTCGGtcccttttattttttggccTTTTGCATTTACTCATGTTGTGTATTTAATCAATATACTTCCCTCCCCATCGCTCAATAATCTTTCCTCTTATTTTCTACTTCATCAAAAACACCCAGATTACAACAATTTACGTGTTTTTGGTTCTAAATGTTGGCCCCTCACCACACCATATAACAAACGCAAGTTTTCCTATCGATCTCTACCCTGCGTTTTTCTTGGACTCAGCCTAACCCACAAAGGTTTTCTTTGCTATCACATTCCCATGGGTTGTTCCTACACCTCCAAATATGtcaattttaatgaaataaaatttcctTTTGCTCATGAGCCCAAATCCAAGTCCACTACCTCCTCAACTCATGTGGTCCTTCCTCTCTTCACTTAAATATCTCAACGGTAACtaattcatcttctttctctctcttgggCCCACacccctcttcttcttttcctctattATCACTAACTACACAGAGCAACACCTCAGTTGATCCTCCACCACCTGCACATCCAATGGTGACACGGCCAGGCACAAACTCTCTTCGACCTAGCCAGTTCAAAGATGGAACAATCAAGTGGCCTCCTTCTCGTGCTTTCATCAGCGACTACAACACTGTTCCTGAATCACCCTTAAGCTTCACCATAGCTCAAAAGCACCCTAAATGGCGTAAGGCCATGGCCAATGAGTTCAATGCACTTCTAGCTAATCATACATGGTCTTTAGTCCCGCCTAAACAAGATTCCAACATCGTCACatgtaaatgggttttttgcACCAAACGGTTTGCCAACGGCTTCATTGAATGCCAAAAAGCTCGATTAGTCACCAAAGGCTTCCTTCAACAATTTGGAATAGATTTTGACTAGACTTTCAGTCCTATCGTGAAGCCCATAATTGTGCGCCTCGTCCTTGTTCTTGCTATGACCCATCAGTGGCTTATCTATCAATATGACGTCTAGAATGCTTTTCTCCCTGGCCCCTTACATGAAATCGTGTTTATGTCCCAACATTCTGGATTCTCTCATcctcaattttcatctcatgtTTATAGGTTGCATAAGTCCATCTATGGTTTTCATCAATCCCCTCAAGCATGGTATTCATGACTAGGCTGCAGATTTGTTGATCTCGGGTTCACAATTTCATCAGTTGATCACTCCCTATTTTTACAACTAACCATGTCCAGCACAATCTTTGTAATTGTTTATGTAGATGACTTGCTTATCATTGGTTCTTTGACTCCTTATATCACTAAGCTTATCACCAACTTATGTACTGATTTTCCCATTACCGACCTCAGTAACTTGCATTACTTCCTAGGCTTTGAAATAACACCTACATCAAATGGTTTGCTCTTAACCCAATAGAAGTACATTTTGGATCTCCTCATAAAGACCAATATGCAACTTGCTAAACTAGTGAAGACTCCTATAGTCCTATGGCTACATCAAAAAATTGAGTGCCTTTTCAGGACACCTCTTCAACGATCCAACTCTATATTGCAACACCGTCGGCTCACTTCACTACTTGTCTTTCACACAGCTTGATTTAGCTTACGCTATTGGCAAAGTGTGCTAGTATATGGCAAGCAGTAAAGTGCATCTTGCACTATCTCAAACATACATCACAGGTTGGCTTGCACATTTCACCATCTTCaaactttaatttaattgcATTATCTGACGCTGACTGGGTAGGGTGTCTTGATTAGGGGGGCCCCCGCCCCCcacccccgcatggggcggatggggaaaatccaccccgtcccccgcctccggtgtgcgggggcggggtaccccgtcccgcatgacgaggtacggggtggggggccagtccgtccggccccccgcaccccccttctgggccttgggcccagaggCAATTTATGGGTCATTTTGGGCCCAgcagcaatttctgggccattttgggcccagaaatctcagcaatgggccattttgggcccataaaattataaataaaaaagaaaaaaaaaaatttctgaaatttaaaagaaaaaaaaaagtgttatgtctaagagtctaatacgtaataaactaataataataactaagctattacaaaattgaaaggctaaacaattacaaaattacaaacataaaagtgtccaaaggacattgtatcaacattacaaattattgaatacaaaatttttacaaatcattaaaaattgatcattctaaagaggcttgtcagttgtggcttgtctttgagtcaagaggtatgacagttggggcggcctgggcttgaacacatttttatgttgcagatgtgctagacgtctcatgtgttactacaaaaattaatattaaaattaataacgatgaaatggaaatgaatataaaaaaattaaaataaaaaaataaaaaataattaccaggtggtccaaatccagactgatcaccaccctcatcggtctccttaaaatctaaaatatccggaacatgaatatcctttcctatcgtccaactctgtgtgcatatcaatgcctctacagttgtaggagacaatgaactacgaaaaggatccaatatacgacctccggtactaaaggctgactctgaggcaacggtgctaatagggatggccaaaatacagcgggcaatctcagaaatgatgagatatttctttgaggcattcttccatcatcctaatatatcgaaatgattatcatcatcttggaccatatccgctgacaaatagttgtctaactcagaaacgacctccgtagattgatggactagtgtgggattctgtgcgagggtcttagtccacgacattttgcgcttctttgtaggaggcccggtcacgatgtctgtagaaggagttggggtcggtgtatgtgtcttcgatgtagtaccacccttaattgtcataaactcgtcatacaattttttcagggtatctcaggccaattcaccaataatgtcagtccatACCTAATCGTGAACAAGttccaacccatataacaagcctgaaactttcag
This genomic window from Carya illinoinensis cultivar Pawnee chromosome 7, C.illinoinensisPawnee_v1, whole genome shotgun sequence contains:
- the LOC122316940 gene encoding aspartate aminotransferase, cytoplasmic-like, whose product is MDSLHPNDAILASPTSGLHADSVFAHLHRAPEDPILGVTVAYNKDPSPVKVNVGVGSYRTDEGKPLVLNVVRQAEQKLVNDRSRVKEYLPIVGLAEFNKLSAKLLLGADSPAIRENRVTTVQCLSGTGSLRVGGEFLARHYHQPTIYIPQPTWGYHPKVLAGAGLSVKTYRYYDPATRGLNFQGLLEDLGSAPSGAIVLLHACAHNPTGVDPTIQQWDQIRQLMRSKELLPFFDNAYQGFASGDLDADAESVRMFAANGGECLVAQSYAKNMGLYGERVGALSIVCKTADVASRVESQLKLVIRPMYSVPPIHGASIAATILKDRDMYNEWTIELKAMADRIISMRQQLFDALRARGTPGDWSHVIKQIGMFTFTGLNSEQVAFMTREYHIYMTSDGRISMASLTSKAVPHLADAIHAAVTMLSESVTSRVSS